A window from Hemicordylus capensis ecotype Gifberg chromosome 2, rHemCap1.1.pri, whole genome shotgun sequence encodes these proteins:
- the LOC128347225 gene encoding zinc finger protein OZF-like isoform X2 — MASLDHEERRPFRWIVQASEGGATLLGDGGESEKKDELQRRKREAKYLWEEKAVSSECMDVSEIPVQKKDCNGNGRNKNPQSVKLIKNNSSLHTYQKMNTEKKKYECSECGKKFSLRRYRTFHQRIHTGDKPHQCSECGKSFRLRRDLINHQRIHTGEKPYHCLVCGKSFSQKANLTSHQSIHTGKKTYHCLECGKNFSYISQLTCHQRIHTGEKPYQCSVCGKNFRQQGQLTSHQRIHTGEKRFKCSECGKFFSYISQLACHQRIHTGEKPYKCSECGKSFRLQGQLTSHQIFHTGEKPYQCSVCRKNFSYISQLTCHQRIHTGEKPYHCSECGKSFRSGKDLANHQRIHTGEKPYQCSMCGKSFRQQGQLTSHQSIHTGEKPYQCSECGKGFSRSSHLTCHQRIHTGEKPYQCTMCGKSFNRSTNLKKHLPIHTQKTEYQCSECGKGFRLKKDLTSHQRNHTGEKPYQCS; from the exons ATGGCTTCTTTAGACCATGAAGAGAGGAGACCATTCCGGTGGATTGTGCAAGCAAGTGAAGGAGGTGCCACCTTGCTGG GTGATGGAGGGGAGAGTGAGAAAAAGGATGAATTGCAGAGGAGGAAAAGGGAAGCAAAATATTTGTGGGAGGAAAAAGCTGTTTCTTCTGAATGCATGGATGTCTCTGAAATTCCAGTCCAAAAAAAAGATTGCAATGGAAATGGAAGGAATAAAAACCCTCAAAGTGTGAAACTCATAAAGAACAACTCAAGTCTTCACACATATCAAAAAAtgaatacagaaaagaaaaaatatgaatgctcagaatgtggaaagaaattCAGCCTCAGGCGATATCGTACtttccatcaaagaatccacacaggagataaaccacatcaatgctcagaatgtggaaagagcttccgtttGAGAAGGGACCTTATTAatcatcagagaatccacacaggggagaaaccatatcattgTTTggtttgtggaaagagcttcagtcagaaggctaaccttacttcccatcaaagcaTTCACACAGGAAAGAAAACATATCATTGCTtagaatgtggaaagaacttcagctaCATCTCACAGCTTACttgtcatcaaagaatccatacaggggagaaaccatatcagtgttcagtgtgtggaaagaattTCCGTCAGCAAGGACAACTTACttcccaccaaagaatccacacaggggagaaacgatttaaatgctcagaatgtggaaagttCTTCAGCTACATCTCACAGCTTGcttgccatcaaagaatccacacaggagagaaaccatataagtgttcagaatgtggaaagagcttccgtttGCAAGGAcaacttacttcccatcaaatcttccatacaggggagaaaccatatcagtgttcaGTGTGTAGAAAAAACTTTAGCTACATCTCACAGCTTActtgccatcaaagaatccacacaggggagaaaccatatcactgctcagaatgtggaaagagcttccgttcAGGAAAGGACCTTGCTAATCATCAACGAatccacacgggggagaagcCATATCAATGTTcaatgtgtggaaagagtttccgtCAGCAAGGAcaacttacttcccatcaaagcatccacacaggggagaaaccttatcaatgctcagaatgtggaaagggcttcagccgCAGCTCACATCTTACttgtcatcaaagaatccacacaggggagaaaccatatcaatgcacCATGTGTGGAAAAAGTTTCAATCGGAGCACAAACCTAAAGAAACATCTACCTATCCACACGCAGAAGACAGAAtatcaatgctcagaatgtggaaagggcTTCCGTTTGAAAAAAGACCTTACTTCTCATCAAAGAaaccacacaggggagaaaccatatcagtgctcataA
- the LOC128347225 gene encoding zinc finger protein OZF-like isoform X1 yields the protein MQSWVRECGAETNSQAVALAEGFLLSQAEAKEQEEQQGQKPSKVETDFSVAEMASLDHEERRPFRWIVQASEGGATLLGDGGESEKKDELQRRKREAKYLWEEKAVSSECMDVSEIPVQKKDCNGNGRNKNPQSVKLIKNNSSLHTYQKMNTEKKKYECSECGKKFSLRRYRTFHQRIHTGDKPHQCSECGKSFRLRRDLINHQRIHTGEKPYHCLVCGKSFSQKANLTSHQSIHTGKKTYHCLECGKNFSYISQLTCHQRIHTGEKPYQCSVCGKNFRQQGQLTSHQRIHTGEKRFKCSECGKFFSYISQLACHQRIHTGEKPYKCSECGKSFRLQGQLTSHQIFHTGEKPYQCSVCRKNFSYISQLTCHQRIHTGEKPYHCSECGKSFRSGKDLANHQRIHTGEKPYQCSMCGKSFRQQGQLTSHQSIHTGEKPYQCSECGKGFSRSSHLTCHQRIHTGEKPYQCTMCGKSFNRSTNLKKHLPIHTQKTEYQCSECGKGFRLKKDLTSHQRNHTGEKPYQCS from the exons GGCCAGAAGCCATCCAAAGTAGAAACTGATTTCTCAGTGGCAGAGATGGCTTCTTTAGACCATGAAGAGAGGAGACCATTCCGGTGGATTGTGCAAGCAAGTGAAGGAGGTGCCACCTTGCTGG GTGATGGAGGGGAGAGTGAGAAAAAGGATGAATTGCAGAGGAGGAAAAGGGAAGCAAAATATTTGTGGGAGGAAAAAGCTGTTTCTTCTGAATGCATGGATGTCTCTGAAATTCCAGTCCAAAAAAAAGATTGCAATGGAAATGGAAGGAATAAAAACCCTCAAAGTGTGAAACTCATAAAGAACAACTCAAGTCTTCACACATATCAAAAAAtgaatacagaaaagaaaaaatatgaatgctcagaatgtggaaagaaattCAGCCTCAGGCGATATCGTACtttccatcaaagaatccacacaggagataaaccacatcaatgctcagaatgtggaaagagcttccgtttGAGAAGGGACCTTATTAatcatcagagaatccacacaggggagaaaccatatcattgTTTggtttgtggaaagagcttcagtcagaaggctaaccttacttcccatcaaagcaTTCACACAGGAAAGAAAACATATCATTGCTtagaatgtggaaagaacttcagctaCATCTCACAGCTTACttgtcatcaaagaatccatacaggggagaaaccatatcagtgttcagtgtgtggaaagaattTCCGTCAGCAAGGACAACTTACttcccaccaaagaatccacacaggggagaaacgatttaaatgctcagaatgtggaaagttCTTCAGCTACATCTCACAGCTTGcttgccatcaaagaatccacacaggagagaaaccatataagtgttcagaatgtggaaagagcttccgtttGCAAGGAcaacttacttcccatcaaatcttccatacaggggagaaaccatatcagtgttcaGTGTGTAGAAAAAACTTTAGCTACATCTCACAGCTTActtgccatcaaagaatccacacaggggagaaaccatatcactgctcagaatgtggaaagagcttccgttcAGGAAAGGACCTTGCTAATCATCAACGAatccacacgggggagaagcCATATCAATGTTcaatgtgtggaaagagtttccgtCAGCAAGGAcaacttacttcccatcaaagcatccacacaggggagaaaccttatcaatgctcagaatgtggaaagggcttcagccgCAGCTCACATCTTACttgtcatcaaagaatccacacaggggagaaaccatatcaatgcacCATGTGTGGAAAAAGTTTCAATCGGAGCACAAACCTAAAGAAACATCTACCTATCCACACGCAGAAGACAGAAtatcaatgctcagaatgtggaaagggcTTCCGTTTGAAAAAAGACCTTACTTCTCATCAAAGAaaccacacaggggagaaaccatatcagtgctcataA